The genomic interval GCCGGTATGGCCGGTCTGGACGATAAATGAAGATCACGGCCGACACGAACGTCTTGCTGCGCCTAGTTCTGGCGGATGACGAAGCACAGGGCCTCGCCGCCGTCGAAGCGATGGAAAACGCAAGCCTTGTTGCCATCAGCGTGCATTCGCTGTGCGAACTCGCTTGGGTTTTGGAACGACTCTACAAGAAAGCTCGGTCCGAAATTGCCACCGCGATTCGGGGCGTGATCGAAGCGGAGAACGTCGTCGTCAATCGCCCTGCGGTCGATGCCGGCCTAGCCGTCCTCGATGCCGGCGGCGATTTCGCGGATGGGGTGATCGCCTTTGACGGCCAATGGCTCGGCGGGGAGACGTTCGTGTCCTTCGACAAAACGGCGGTCAAACTGCTGGACGGGCAGGGAATCGCTGCGCAACTGCTGAAATAGCCATGAGGGCGATATTCATCCGACCTGGGGAAAGCACTGGCAACGCCGGTGTTCCCTGTCACGACTTGGCGACGATCGCGCTGACGGAGCGCGACCACGAACAGGCGCGCGCGATCACGGCGAACTGGGTCGAAGCACCTGCGCTCATCGTCACCTCGCCCTATACCCGCACCCGGCAAACCGCCGCACCGACCATCGCCCGCTTTCCCGACGCGCCGGTGAAGACGTGGCCGATAGAGGAGTTCACCTATCTGCAACCGGCGCGCTGAACGGCACGCACAGCGCCGAACGGATGCCGCACCTCGAACGCTATTGGAGCGCGGCCGATCCTGATTATTGCGACGGGGAGGGGGCAGAGAGTTTCCGCGCCTTGCTCCGGCGCTGCGACGCAGCGCTGGCGCGCTTCGCCGCCATACCGCCTGCATCGCTGGTCTATGTGTTCGGCATGGGCAGTTCATCCAGGCCGCGCGCGCGATCGTCGCCGACGCCCCTCTGAACGATCGGGGCAAGATGCGCGCCTTCTGGCGCAAAGGCGAGCCGCCCGCGGATCAGCAATGCGGAGCGGGTGGGGTTTCATAGGGCGGTGGACCGCTGGGAATGTGCGGCGGCCGTCACTGCCTGACGCCTATAATCTCAATCCCGCTTCGCCGAAGCGTCCAAACGGCGCGATCACGCGCAAGACCGCTTGCGGGCTTGTCGGAGCGGTAACGCGGGGATAGAGCCGCGCCCGCAGGACGCGCCAGACATTCTATTATTATATCGTAATGACTTAATAATGATAGCGATGTGCTATACAAATGATAGATATTATCGCGCCACTGGCCGGCCGTTCCTGCCTCTCTCAAGCGCAACTGAAAGACGATAGCCGCCATAGTCTCGATCCGGCTGCGTCAATGAAACCCCTGAATCTACGGGAAAGGGAGAGGCTATCAGAGTCGCCTTGAACATGTTGGCAATATTTGCCATATGGGTTTGAAGATAGTGCGATGGCGACCATGCAGGAAAGGCGCGAGGCGTTCAAACGGGATGCCGTGCGCGCATGGGAAGAATATCAGGCGACCGGCCTGCACGCGACGATGGAGGAAGTCGATAAATGGCTAGAGAGCTGGAGAACGGCAAACGAGCTGCCCCGCGCCTATGTCACTAATAGGCAATGAGCTGCCCAAGGCACCGAAACGCCGCGTCCCGCGAGGCGATGGCGGAAATAGCGGCAGGAAAGGGCGTCAGGTTCGACAACGTTGAGGCGCTGATGGCAGACCTCCATGCGGACGATCTGCCTGCCTGACAGGCCCGCTATGACAATTTTGCCGTAATGGCATTGGAGTTACACC from Sphingobium sp. TKS carries:
- a CDS encoding type II toxin-antitoxin system VapC family toxin, whose product is MKITADTNVLLRLVLADDEAQGLAAVEAMENASLVAISVHSLCELAWVLERLYKKARSEIATAIRGVIEAENVVVNRPAVDAGLAVLDAGGDFADGVIAFDGQWLGGETFVSFDKTAVKLLDGQGIAAQLLK
- a CDS encoding transcriptional regulator — its product is MATMQERREAFKRDAVRAWEEYQATGLHATMEEVDKWLESWRTANELPRAYVTNRQ